From a region of the Streptomyces sp. NBC_01454 genome:
- a CDS encoding UDP-N-acetylglucosamine--N-acetylmuramyl-(pentapeptide) pyrophosphoryl-undecaprenol N-acetylglucosamine transferase, translated as MRTPLSVVIGAGGTGGHIYPGLALADALRRAVPDAVISFVGTERGLETRLIPQAGYRLHTVDMIPFDPSLGARRYLLPAALLRSGAQCRAILKEQKAQVAVGMGGYPSAPVIVGARMAGLPSLIHESNAVPGRANKFAARLTPHLALAFDRSREHLAGGERAETVGMPLVGPLAELDRAALRPAARRAFGIPDGCRLLLVNGGSLGAARLTEAAVELAGRYRGRRDLRLLIKTGPAALEETWARLAANGGTAVAEAVPYLDRMDLAYAAADLVVCRAGSATIAELATIGMPAVLVPYPHAPGDHQTHNARVLSDAGAALLLPDPETSAERLDQLVTPLLDDPARLAAMGAAADRGTHSRAADLLAAKALALAGHPAASPHSHTPLKESA; from the coding sequence ATGCGCACACCACTCTCTGTCGTGATCGGTGCGGGCGGCACCGGCGGCCACATCTACCCGGGTCTCGCTCTCGCCGACGCGCTCCGCCGGGCCGTGCCCGACGCGGTGATCTCCTTCGTCGGGACCGAACGCGGCCTGGAGACGCGGCTGATCCCGCAGGCCGGATACCGGCTGCACACCGTCGACATGATTCCCTTCGATCCCTCGCTCGGCGCCCGACGCTATCTGCTGCCGGCCGCCCTGCTCCGCTCGGGCGCCCAGTGTCGGGCGATCCTCAAGGAACAAAAGGCCCAGGTCGCGGTCGGTATGGGCGGCTACCCGAGCGCCCCGGTGATCGTCGGGGCGCGGATGGCCGGGCTGCCGAGCCTGATCCACGAGTCCAACGCGGTGCCCGGGCGGGCCAACAAGTTCGCCGCCCGGCTCACCCCGCACCTCGCCCTCGCCTTCGACCGCAGCCGTGAGCATCTGGCGGGCGGCGAGCGGGCCGAGACGGTGGGGATGCCGCTGGTGGGCCCGCTGGCCGAGCTGGACCGCGCGGCACTGCGCCCCGCCGCCCGCCGGGCATTCGGCATCCCGGACGGGTGCCGGCTGCTGCTGGTCAACGGCGGCAGCCTGGGGGCCGCCCGGCTCACGGAGGCGGCCGTCGAACTGGCCGGCCGCTACCGGGGGCGCCGGGACCTGCGGCTGCTGATCAAGACCGGGCCCGCGGCCCTGGAGGAGACCTGGGCCCGGCTGGCGGCCAACGGCGGGACGGCGGTCGCCGAGGCCGTGCCGTATCTGGACCGGATGGATCTGGCGTACGCCGCGGCCGATCTCGTGGTGTGCCGCGCCGGTTCGGCGACCATCGCCGAGCTGGCCACGATCGGGATGCCGGCCGTCCTCGTGCCGTATCCGCACGCGCCGGGCGATCACCAGACGCACAACGCGCGGGTGCTCTCCGACGCCGGGGCGGCGCTGTTGCTGCCCGACCCCGAGACCTCCGCCGAGCGGCTGGACCAGCTGGTCACGCCGCTGCTCGACGACCCCGCCCGGCTCGCCGCGATGGGCGCGGCCGCCGACCGGGGCACCCATTCCCGGGCCGCCGACCTGCTGGCCGCCAAGGCGCTGGCACTGGCCGGCCACCCGGCCGCCTCCCCGCACTCGCACACCCCTTTGAAGGAGTCCGCATGA
- a CDS encoding SDR family NAD(P)-dependent oxidoreductase: MSNRTAQQWAGRKVLVTGAEGFIGSALVDMLVEAGAEVRAFVHYKPYAEKGNLARYLVPGSPVEMVAGDVRDAGRVMDAVAGCDTVFHLAALIGIPYSYDSPGAYVQTNVVGTENIAEACRRYEVRRMVHTSTSEVYGTALTAPIGEDHPLQPQSPYSASKIGADMMALSHRHAFGLPVTVVRPFNTYGPRQSARAVIPTILAQLHAGARQIKLGSLTPTRDFTYVTDTAAGFLALADCDRALGEVVNLGTGREISIGALAEALIAASGRDAEVVVDSERLRPAGSEVERLLSDNSRAREWASWQPEVSLEQGLKWTSEWVAENVHLFAADRYQV, from the coding sequence ATGAGCAACCGCACCGCACAGCAGTGGGCCGGCCGCAAGGTCCTGGTCACCGGGGCCGAGGGATTCATCGGCTCGGCCCTCGTCGACATGCTGGTGGAAGCCGGCGCCGAGGTACGCGCCTTCGTCCACTACAAGCCGTACGCCGAAAAGGGAAACCTGGCGCGCTATCTGGTGCCGGGCTCCCCGGTCGAGATGGTCGCCGGCGATGTCCGCGACGCGGGCCGGGTGATGGACGCCGTCGCGGGCTGCGACACCGTCTTCCATCTCGCCGCGCTCATCGGGATCCCGTACAGCTATGACTCGCCGGGCGCGTACGTGCAGACGAACGTGGTGGGCACGGAGAACATCGCGGAGGCCTGCCGGCGGTACGAGGTGCGCCGGATGGTGCACACCTCCACCAGTGAGGTCTACGGGACCGCGCTGACCGCGCCGATCGGCGAGGATCACCCGCTGCAGCCGCAGTCCCCGTACTCCGCCTCGAAGATCGGCGCGGACATGATGGCGCTGTCGCACCGGCACGCGTTCGGGCTGCCGGTGACCGTGGTGCGGCCGTTCAACACCTACGGCCCCCGCCAGTCCGCCAGGGCCGTGATCCCCACGATCCTGGCCCAACTCCACGCGGGCGCCCGGCAGATCAAGCTCGGCTCGCTCACCCCGACCCGCGACTTCACCTATGTCACGGACACCGCCGCCGGGTTCCTCGCGCTGGCCGACTGCGACCGGGCGCTGGGCGAGGTCGTCAACCTCGGTACCGGCCGGGAGATCTCCATCGGGGCGCTCGCCGAGGCGCTGATAGCGGCCTCGGGCCGGGACGCCGAGGTGGTGGTGGACAGCGAGCGCCTGCGGCCCGCCGGCAGCGAGGTCGAGCGGCTGCTGTCCGACAACTCCCGGGCGCGCGAGTGGGCTTCGTGGCAGCCGGAGGTGTCCCTGGAGCAGGGCCTGAAGTGGACCTCGGAGTGGGTGGCCGAGAACGTGCACCTGTTCGCGGCGGACCGCTACCAGGTGTGA
- a CDS encoding tetratricopeptide repeat protein: protein MQPRNMSMSGVVDLGALKAAGEAKQKAEQARAEAARTGQAPASGARLVFDVDEAGFQQDVLQRSTEVPVVIDFWAEWCEPCKQLGPLLERLAGEYAGKFVLAKIDVDANQMLFQQFGVQGIPAVFAVVAGQPIPLFQGAAPESQIREVLDQLVQAAEQQFGIVGAPVEPPAADEQEQAEAPVPAGPYDALLEAANQALDSGDLGGAIQAYKNVLSDDPANPEAKLGLAQAELLHRVQDLDPQAVRKEAAENPADVPAQIRAADLDLVGGHVEDAFGRLVEAVKRSVGDDREAARLRLLELFEVIGAEDPRVMTARTALARVLF, encoded by the coding sequence ATGCAGCCACGCAACATGTCCATGAGTGGAGTCGTCGACCTCGGCGCGCTGAAGGCGGCCGGGGAAGCGAAGCAGAAGGCGGAGCAGGCACGTGCCGAGGCCGCCCGTACCGGCCAGGCGCCCGCGAGCGGTGCCCGCCTGGTGTTCGACGTCGACGAGGCGGGGTTCCAGCAGGACGTCCTGCAGCGCTCCACCGAGGTCCCGGTCGTCATCGACTTCTGGGCCGAGTGGTGCGAGCCGTGCAAGCAGCTGGGTCCGCTGCTGGAGCGCCTCGCGGGGGAGTACGCCGGCAAGTTCGTGCTGGCCAAGATCGACGTCGACGCCAACCAGATGCTGTTCCAGCAGTTCGGGGTGCAGGGCATCCCGGCGGTGTTCGCGGTCGTGGCGGGTCAGCCGATCCCGCTGTTCCAGGGCGCGGCCCCGGAGTCGCAGATCCGTGAGGTGCTCGACCAGCTGGTGCAGGCCGCCGAGCAGCAGTTCGGCATCGTGGGCGCGCCGGTCGAGCCGCCGGCCGCGGACGAGCAGGAGCAGGCCGAGGCCCCGGTGCCGGCCGGTCCGTACGACGCACTGCTGGAAGCCGCGAACCAGGCGCTCGACTCCGGTGATCTGGGCGGCGCCATCCAGGCCTACAAGAACGTCCTATCCGACGACCCCGCCAACCCGGAGGCCAAGCTCGGCCTGGCGCAGGCCGAACTTCTGCACCGCGTCCAGGATCTGGACCCGCAGGCCGTGCGCAAGGAGGCCGCGGAGAATCCGGCCGATGTGCCGGCGCAGATCCGGGCCGCGGACCTCGACCTGGTCGGCGGTCATGTCGAGGACGCCTTCGGCCGGCTGGTCGAGGCGGTGAAGCGGAGTGTGGGCGACGACCGGGAGGCCGCACGGCTGCGGCTGCTGGAGCTGTTCGAGGTCATCGGCGCGGAGGATCCGCGGGTGATGACGGCGCGCACGGCGCTGGCTCGGGTGCTGTTCTGA
- a CDS encoding TetR/AcrR family transcriptional regulator, producing the protein MCHSASPRKGRTGRPRSAATDRAILGATRAALVDVGWGRLTMSEVAARAGVAKTTLYRRWANKNELVVDAVAVLFDELELPDRGSLRADIEGVVLQFGALLARPETKTALMAVVAESTTDGALRERIRSAIVDRQKRLVSLGRSRAQTRGELTPDTTGEDGERAAARNMDLIFDVIAGAIVHRTLVSGEPVDAEWGRDFTALFLGGLTGLAGPGGRS; encoded by the coding sequence ATGTGCCACTCCGCCAGCCCCCGCAAAGGCCGCACGGGCCGCCCGCGCAGCGCCGCGACCGACCGTGCGATTCTCGGCGCGACCCGTGCCGCGCTGGTCGATGTGGGCTGGGGCCGGCTCACCATGAGCGAGGTGGCGGCCCGCGCCGGGGTCGCCAAGACGACGCTCTACCGCCGCTGGGCCAACAAGAACGAGCTCGTCGTGGACGCCGTGGCGGTCCTCTTCGACGAGCTCGAACTCCCCGACCGGGGCTCGCTGCGCGCCGATATCGAGGGCGTGGTGCTGCAGTTCGGCGCGCTGCTCGCGCGGCCGGAGACCAAGACGGCGCTGATGGCCGTGGTCGCCGAGTCCACCACCGACGGGGCGCTGCGCGAACGGATCCGCTCGGCGATCGTCGACCGCCAGAAGCGGCTGGTCTCGCTCGGCCGCTCGCGCGCCCAGACCCGCGGCGAGCTGACGCCCGACACCACCGGCGAGGATGGCGAGCGGGCGGCCGCCCGCAACATGGACCTGATCTTCGATGTGATCGCCGGGGCGATCGTGCACCGCACCCTGGTCAGCGGTGAACCCGTGGACGCCGAGTGGGGGCGCGACTTCACCGCCCTCTTCCTGGGCGGCCTGACCGGACTGGCCGGACCCGGCGGCCGGAGCTGA
- a CDS encoding response regulator transcription factor gives MSMPPTPGNTPAAKILVVDDEPEVRAALEDGLAVEGYEVRGAADGLAALSEVASWQPDALVLDVMMPVLDGLAVCRRLRALDDRTPILVLTALDSVSERVDGLDAGADDYLVKPFALDELVARIRALLRRASTTAAEDSHLTFGDLVVDPLTRTGHRGDRPLEFSRTEWALLELLLLHPGQVMPREMILDRVWGRDFGPDSNSLAVYIGYLRRKLEAGGEPRLVHTVHGIGYRLGHPEGA, from the coding sequence ATGTCCATGCCGCCCACCCCCGGGAACACTCCCGCAGCCAAGATCCTCGTCGTCGATGACGAACCGGAGGTGCGCGCCGCCCTGGAGGACGGCCTCGCCGTGGAGGGATACGAGGTGCGCGGCGCCGCCGACGGACTGGCCGCCCTCTCCGAGGTCGCCTCCTGGCAGCCGGACGCCCTCGTACTGGACGTGATGATGCCCGTCCTGGACGGTCTGGCCGTCTGCCGCCGGCTGCGCGCCCTGGACGACCGCACGCCGATCCTCGTGCTGACCGCACTGGACTCGGTCAGCGAACGGGTCGACGGCCTCGACGCCGGCGCCGACGACTACCTCGTCAAACCCTTCGCCCTGGACGAGCTGGTCGCCCGGATCCGCGCGCTGCTGCGCCGCGCCTCGACCACGGCCGCCGAGGACTCCCATTTGACCTTCGGCGACCTGGTGGTGGACCCGCTGACCCGCACCGGCCACCGAGGGGACCGCCCCCTGGAGTTCAGCCGCACGGAATGGGCCCTGCTGGAACTGCTGTTGCTGCACCCCGGACAGGTCATGCCCCGGGAGATGATCCTGGACCGTGTCTGGGGCCGCGACTTCGGCCCGGACTCCAACTCCCTGGCGGTCTACATCGGTTATCTGCGCCGCAAACTGGAGGCGGGCGGCGAGCCCCGGCTCGTCCACACCGTGCACGGCATCGGCTACCGCCTGGGCCACCCGGAGGGCGCATGA
- a CDS encoding DUF6230 family protein, translated as MESLARGGTRWKRFAVVMVPSVAATAAIGVALSQGALAASFSVSGQQFKVSTDRLDGTGFVQYGAIDAQKGGKQVPVAVSGFSNAKIKNLCQSVVVPVPVFGDVSMKLAAGGGDTPVEAKNLYIDLDQLSADATFNNIDIGVAAGSTTKGPGMHKGDKADPGSFAQQADSATLTHVKQQAWATTAGTFKLSGLKMSVAKGKSECY; from the coding sequence ATGGAGTCCCTGGCTCGTGGCGGGACCAGATGGAAGCGGTTCGCCGTCGTCATGGTGCCGAGCGTCGCGGCTACGGCCGCGATCGGCGTTGCCCTCTCGCAGGGTGCGCTCGCGGCGTCGTTCAGCGTGTCCGGCCAGCAGTTCAAGGTCAGTACGGACCGGCTGGACGGCACCGGATTTGTTCAGTACGGAGCCATTGACGCCCAGAAGGGCGGCAAGCAGGTCCCGGTGGCGGTCTCGGGGTTCTCGAACGCCAAGATCAAGAACCTGTGCCAGTCGGTGGTCGTGCCGGTCCCGGTCTTCGGCGATGTGTCGATGAAGCTGGCGGCCGGTGGCGGTGACACGCCCGTCGAGGCGAAGAACCTCTACATCGACCTCGACCAGCTGTCCGCGGACGCGACCTTCAACAACATCGACATCGGTGTTGCTGCGGGCTCGACGACCAAGGGCCCTGGCATGCACAAGGGCGACAAGGCCGACCCGGGCTCGTTCGCCCAGCAGGCCGACTCGGCCACGCTGACCCACGTCAAGCAGCAGGCCTGGGCCACGACGGCCGGCACGTTCAAGCTCAGCGGCCTCAAGATGAGCGTCGCCAAGGGCAAGAGCGAGTGCTACTGA